One window from the genome of Cucumis melo cultivar AY chromosome 10, USDA_Cmelo_AY_1.0, whole genome shotgun sequence encodes:
- the LOC107991321 gene encoding uncharacterized mitochondrial protein AtMg00810-like translates to MIVTGDDFQAISDLQCYLGKHFEMKNLGTLSYFLDLEISSLSNGYYLSKAKYASNLLTRSSITDSLTSSTPLDLNVRLTPFDGVPLDDPTLDRQLVGSLIYLIVTHPDIAYVVHIVSQFMAAPRTIHFSAIIRILHNIKSTLGHGLQFSSQSL, encoded by the coding sequence atgattGTTACTGGAGATGACTTTCAAGCCATATCTGATTTGCAATGTTACCTGGGCAAGCACTTTGAGATGAAGAATTTAGGAACCCTTAGCTATTTTCTTGATCTTGAGATCTCATCCTTGTCTAATGGCTACTACTTATCTAAAGCCAAGTATGCCTCTAATCTCCTAACTCGGTCTAGTATCACTGATTCTCTCACATCCTCAACTCCTCTAGATCTGAATGTGCGACTCACTCCTTTTGATGGTGTTCCTCTTGACGATCCCACTCTGGATCGACAACTTGTTGGCAGTTTGATTTACTTAATTGTGACCCATCCTGATATTGCGTATGTAGTTCACATTGTTAGTCAATTCATGGCTGCTCCTCGCACTATTCACTTCAGTGCTATCATCCGTATTTTACACAATATTAAAAGCACTTTGGGTCATGGTCTACAATTCTCCTCACAGTCTCTCTGA